In Endozoicomonas sp. GU-1, one DNA window encodes the following:
- a CDS encoding RAP domain-containing protein — MDKSSAGISGQYTRSNNSYSQPNGHAPSSRRGRHRHATVRQWNHPPRTAPVRNEFYHSSDTRSYQHLQFRSVNSAQDFNAFIKQEIIDDLVSKSNRFSHRYDGRNHGQYASSIKKYTTTAKRPLNRTEQSQLMRLLQNYTATRSWNWRSLSTTLHSFTSAGVFTLHKPMDERVQLTQAALLSTLLDAIIFKCNQKPEASDISAQGIANQLWAMAKLVDNGQEQTEELKQAVAALLPHVNVQKDQFVPQAIANLVWAMAKMVDNGQEHTPELKETVAALLPRVTAQKAQFNAQGIANLLWAMAKLVDNGLERTAELKKAVALLLPHVNAQKKQFIPQAIANLLWAMAKLVDIGQKRTPGLNEAVAALLPEVNAQKKQFIPQAIANLLWAMAKLVDNRQEQTPELNEAVATLLPRIKAQKDQFMPQNIANLLWAIAKLVDNGQESTPELNEAVAVLLPQVNAQKDQFIPQHIANLLCALAKLVDNGQEQTAGLKESVATLLPRIKAQKANFTPQENVNLLWAMAKLVDNGYERTPEFKEAMAALLPCVNAQKGQFNAQGIPNLLWSMAKLVINGQESSLGLNKTLAVLLPHVSAQKYHLNAQGIAILLWAMAKLVDNGQELTPRLNEALGALLPLVNVKKDQFIPQHIANLLWAMAKLIDNGQEWTPELNEAVAALLPHVHLQKANFKPQEIANLLWATAKLVDSGQEKIPGLMEAAAALLPHVNAQKADFTPPAITNLLWVMAKLANNGQELTPELKEIVSALLRHVNAQEAHFKPQEITNLLWAMAKLVDNGQELTAGLKEAVAVLLPHVNVQKDQFVPQAIANLLWAMAKLVDNGHEQTPEFNEAVAALLTCVIVQKANFKPQEITNLLWAMAKLVDNGQEQTPRLNEAVVALLPLVNAQKDQFNAQGIANLLWATAKLGELVELNVATSVFESLVYRIPKNLQFSQEEISMSLWGVMVCCARLALGSNANKNNVLEKHMDDLLTRLENTSPDNKEDRSIMIMAASWLGRACPFVRHYQKAISKTQADFRDQLQSCIPSLRIEEEKSLNSLPPVDLLLPDHNMVIEVQGPSHYVGGDFNTRNGSTLLKIALLKKSGFEVIEIPVNRLLNKDLMKPYIDQIKTRIGIPPQEPGSVSFNRGWTDAAYVTGEEHLEQQTTPAKKKKKRRRKQTVSNRLPPIMTQVNFSVK, encoded by the coding sequence ATGGATAAAAGTTCTGCTGGTATCAGTGGTCAATACACAAGATCAAATAACAGTTACAGCCAACCTAATGGCCATGCCCCTTCTTCAAGGCGTGGGCGACACAGACATGCCACAGTCAGACAATGGAATCATCCCCCCCGCACTGCACCGGTTCGCAATGAATTTTACCATTCTTCTGACACACGCTCTTATCAACATCTACAGTTTCGTTCAGTAAACTCTGCTCAAGATTTTAATGCCTTCATCAAACAGGAAATAATAGATGATCTGGTGAGTAAATCGAATCGTTTCAGCCATCGCTATGATGGGAGAAATCATGGGCAATATGCCAGTTCAATTAAAAAATACACGACAACTGCTAAAAGACCGTTAAATCGAACAGAACAAAGCCAGCTGATGCGTTTGCTGCAAAATTATACCGCAACACGGAGCTGGAATTGGCGAAGCCTGTCGACAACACTGCACTCATTTACTTCAGCAGGCGTTTTTACCCTTCATAAACCCATGGATGAGCGTGTTCAGCTCACTCAAGCTGCCTTATTATCGACGCTACTGGATGCAATAATATTCAAGTGCAACCAAAAACCTGAAGCCAGTGATATTAGTGCTCAGGGTATCGCTAACCAGCTGTGGGCCATGGCGAAACTGGTGGACAACGGGCAGGAGCAGACAGAAGAGCTCAAACAGGCTGTGGCCGCATTGTTGCCCCACGTAAACGTACAGAAAGACCAATTTGTTCCTCAGGCTATCGCCAACCTGGTGTGGGCCATGGCGAAAATGGTAGACAACGGACAGGAACACACACCAGAACTCAAAGAGACCGTAGCCGCACTGTTACCCCGCGTGACCGCACAGAAAGCCCAGTTTAATGCCCAGGGTATCGCCAACCTGCTGTGGGCCATGGCGAAACTGGTGGACAACGGGCTGGAGCGGACAGCAGAGCTCAAAAAGGCCGTGGCCTTGTTGTTGCCCCATGTGAACGCACAGAAAAAACAATTTATTCCTCAGGCCATCGCCAACCTGCTGTGGGCCATGGCGAAACTGGTGGACATCGGCCAGAAGCGGACACCAGGGCTCAACGAAGCCGTGGCCGCCCTGTTGCCCGAAGTGAACGCACAGAAAAAGCAATTTATTCCTCAGGCTATCGCCAACCTGCTGTGGGCCATGGCAAAACTGGTGGATAACAGGCAGGAGCAGACACCAGAGCTCAACGAGGCCGTGGCCACGCTGTTGCCCCGTATAAAGGCACAGAAAGACCAGTTTATGCCTCAGAATATCGCCAACCTGCTGTGGGCCATAGCGAAACTGGTGGACAACGGGCAGGAGTCGACACCAGAGCTCAACGAGGCCGTGGCCGTGCTGTTGCCCCAAGTGAACGCACAGAAAGACCAGTTTATTCCTCAGCATATCGCCAACCTGCTGTGTGCCCTGGCGAAACTGGTGGACAACGGGCAGGAGCAGACAGCAGGGCTCAAAGAGTCCGTGGCCACCCTATTGCCCCGTATAAAGGCACAGAAAGCGAACTTTACACCACAGGAAAACGTCAACTTGCTGTGGGCCATGGCGAAACTGGTGGACAACGGGTACGAGCGGACACCAGAATTCAAAGAGGCCATGGCCGCGCTGTTGCCTTGCGTGAACGCACAGAAAGGCCAATTTAATGCCCAGGGTATCCCCAACCTGCTGTGGTCCATGGCGAAACTGGTGATCAACGGCCAGGAGAGTTCACTTGGGCTCAACAAAACGTTGGCCGTGCTGTTGCCCCATGTGAGCGCACAGAAATACCACTTAAATGCCCAGGGTATCGCTATTCTGCTGTGGGCCATGGCGAAACTGGTGGACAATGGCCAGGAGCTGACACCGAGGCTCAATGAGGCCCTGGGAGCGCTGTTGCCTCTCGTGAACGTAAAGAAAGACCAATTTATTCCTCAGCATATCGCCAACCTGCTGTGGGCCATGGCAAAACTGATTGACAACGGTCAGGAGTGGACACCAGAGCTCAACGAGGCTGTGGCCGCTCTATTGCCCCACGTGCACTTACAGAAAGCTAACTTTAAACCACAGGAAATCGCCAACCTGCTATGGGCCACGGCGAAACTGGTGGACAGCGGGCAGGAGAAGATACCAGGGCTCATGGAGGCCGCAGCCGCGCTGTTGCCCCACGTGAACGCACAGAAAGCTGACTTTACACCACCGGCAATCACCAACCTGCTGTGGGTCATGGCAAAACTGGCGAACAATGGGCAGGAGCTGACACCAGAGCTCAAAGAAATCGTGTCCGCGCTGTTGCGCCACGTGAACGCACAGGAAGCTCACTTTAAACCACAGGAAATCACCAACCTGCTGTGGGCCATGGCGAAACTGGTGGATAACGGGCAGGAGCTGACCGCAGGGCTCAAAGAGGCTGTGGCCGTGTTGTTGCCCCACGTAAACGTACAGAAAGATCAATTTGTTCCTCAGGCTATCGCCAACCTGCTGTGGGCCATGGCGAAACTGGTGGACAACGGGCACGAGCAGACACCAGAGTTCAACGAAGCGGTGGCTGCGCTGTTGACCTGCGTAATCGTACAAAAAGCTAACTTTAAACCACAGGAAATCACCAACCTGCTGTGGGCCATGGCGAAACTGGTGGACAACGGGCAGGAACAGACACCAAGGCTCAACGAGGCTGTGGTTGCGCTGTTGCCCCTCGTGAACGCACAGAAAGACCAATTTAATGCCCAGGGTATTGCCAACCTACTGTGGGCCACGGCCAAACTGGGTGAACTCGTTGAACTGAACGTGGCTACCTCTGTATTCGAATCGCTTGTCTATCGAATCCCTAAGAACCTTCAGTTTTCTCAGGAAGAGATATCGATGTCTCTCTGGGGAGTCATGGTATGCTGTGCCAGGTTGGCTCTAGGCTCCAATGCCAATAAAAATAACGTACTTGAAAAACACATGGATGACCTGTTGACTCGCCTGGAAAATACCTCGCCAGATAATAAAGAGGATCGATCCATCATGATCATGGCCGCAAGTTGGCTTGGCAGAGCGTGTCCGTTCGTCCGCCATTACCAGAAAGCCATTTCAAAAACCCAGGCCGACTTCCGCGATCAACTCCAATCATGCATTCCATCTTTGCGGATTGAAGAAGAAAAGAGCCTGAACTCATTACCTCCGGTTGACCTGCTTCTGCCAGATCACAACATGGTGATTGAAGTTCAGGGACCGTCTCATTACGTGGGTGGTGATTTCAACACCAGGAATGGTTCGACTCTGCTGAAAATCGCACTGCTGAAAAAATCAGGATTTGAGGTCATTGAAATCCCGGTTAACCGGCTTTTGAACAAAGATTTAATGAAACCCTATATTGATCAAATAAAGACCAGGATAGGCATCCCCCCACAGGAGCCTGGCTCTGTATCATTTAATAGAGGGTGGACAGATGCTGCATACGTGACTGGTGAAGAACATTTAGAACAGCAAACCACCCCAGCAAAAAAGAAGAAGAAGAGAAGAAGAAAACAAACAGTCAGTAATCGCCTGCCTCCTATCATGACTCAAGTAAACTTTTCCGTAAAATGA
- a CDS encoding DUF1601 domain-containing protein: MDRRSAGISGQYARSGNGYNQPNDHAPSSGRGRYRHATVRQRGSHPRSTPGCNEFHHSSGTRPSQYLIHRSVNSAQDFNTLIKPEIMDGLVNKSDRFGHRYDGRNHGQYASSIKKYSSASKRPLNRTEQSQLMRLLNNFTVTRSWNWRSLTTTLHSFTSAGVFTPHKPMNERVQHTQAALLSTLFDAIIFNCNQKSEARNIDAQGITNLLWAMAKLVDNGQKWTPGLKEAVTALLPQVAARQDQFNAQGISNLLWAMAKLVDNGLERTPELNEAVALLLPRVNAQKDQFIPQHLANLLWAMAKLVDNGLEQTPELNEAVAVLLLHVNAQKAHFKPQEITNLLWAIAKLVGNGQEQTPEFNEALAALLPLVNAQKAHFKPQMIANLLWAMAKLVDHGQEQTPELNEALAALLPLVNAQKTNFKPKEIANLLWAMAKMVGNGQERTPGLKEVVAGLLPHVNVKKDQFNAQGITNLLWAMAKLVDNGQEHTPELKEAVAALLPHVNAQKDRFNAQAIVNLLWAMAKLVDHGLERTPELNEAVAASLPHVDAHKANFKPQEIANLLWAMAKLVDNGQEQTPELKEAVTALLRHVSAQKANFKPQEITNLLWAMAKLVDNGQEQTTELNEAVAALLPQVNAQKDQFIPQHIANLLWAMAKLVDSGLEQRPELNEALATLLPLVNAQKDQFNTQGIANLLWAMAKLVDNGLERTPGFKQAAAALLPLLNAQKNRLNAQGIANLLWAMAKLVDNAQERTPELNEAVVVLLPLVNAQKANFKSQEIANLLWAMAKLGELVELNVVTSTFESLVYRISESPQLSQKEISMSLWGVMLCCARLFLDSNKDNVLEKHMDDLFTRLENTLPDNEEDQSIITMAASWLGRTCPVIPHYQTTISKTQADFRDQLQSSIPSLKIDEEKSLNSLPPVDLFLPDHNMVIEVQGPSHYVGGDFKTRKGSTLLKIALWQKAGFEVIEIPTNQLLKKDLMKPYIDQIKIRIGIPPQEHGFVSHKRAWTDAAYVTAEEHLAEQTNPAKRKKTNSQ; this comes from the coding sequence ATGGATAGACGTTCTGCTGGTATCAGTGGTCAATACGCAAGATCAGGTAACGGTTACAACCAACCGAATGACCATGCCCCTTCTTCAGGGCGTGGGCGATATAGACATGCCACAGTCAGACAGCGGGGTAGTCACCCCCGCTCTACCCCGGGATGTAATGAATTTCACCATTCTTCTGGCACACGCCCTTCTCAATACTTAATACACCGTTCAGTAAACTCTGCTCAAGATTTTAATACCCTCATCAAACCAGAAATAATGGATGGTCTGGTGAATAAATCGGATCGTTTCGGCCATCGCTATGATGGGAGAAATCACGGGCAATATGCCAGTTCAATTAAAAAATACTCGTCAGCGTCTAAAAGACCGTTAAACCGAACAGAACAAAGCCAGCTGATGCGTTTGCTTAACAATTTTACTGTAACACGGAGCTGGAATTGGCGAAGCCTGACGACAACACTTCACTCATTTACTTCAGCAGGTGTTTTTACCCCTCATAAACCCATGAATGAGCGTGTTCAGCACACTCAAGCGGCCTTATTGTCGACGCTATTTGATGCAATAATATTTAACTGCAACCAAAAATCTGAAGCCAGGAATATTGATGCCCAGGGAATCACTAACCTGCTGTGGGCCATGGCGAAACTGGTGGACAACGGGCAAAAGTGGACACCGGGGCTCAAAGAGGCCGTGACTGCGCTGTTGCCCCAAGTGGCCGCAAGGCAAGACCAATTTAATGCCCAGGGGATCTCCAACCTGCTGTGGGCGATGGCGAAACTGGTGGACAACGGGCTGGAGCGGACACCAGAGCTCAACGAGGCCGTAGCCTTGCTGTTGCCCCGCGTGAACGCACAGAAAGATCAATTTATTCCTCAGCATCTCGCCAACCTGTTGTGGGCCATGGCGAAACTGGTGGATAACGGGCTGGAGCAGACACCAGAGCTCAACGAGGCCGTGGCCGTGCTGTTGCTCCACGTGAACGCACAGAAAGCTCACTTTAAACCTCAGGAAATCACCAACCTGCTGTGGGCCATAGCGAAACTGGTGGGCAACGGGCAAGAGCAGACACCAGAGTTCAACGAGGCCCTGGCCGCGCTGTTGCCCCTCGTGAACGCACAGAAAGCTCACTTTAAACCTCAGATGATTGCCAACCTGCTGTGGGCCATGGCGAAACTGGTGGACCACGGCCAGGAGCAGACACCAGAACTCAACGAGGCCTTGGCCGCGCTGTTGCCCCTCGTGAATGCACAGAAAACTAATTTTAAACCAAAGGAAATCGCCAACCTGCTGTGGGCCATGGCGAAAATGGTAGGCAATGGACAGGAGCGCACACCAGGACTCAAAGAGGTCGTGGCCGGGCTGTTGCCCCACGTGAACGTAAAGAAAGACCAATTTAATGCCCAGGGTATCACCAACCTGCTGTGGGCCATGGCGAAACTGGTGGACAACGGGCAGGAGCACACACCAGAGCTTAAAGAGGCCGTGGCCGCGCTGTTGCCCCACGTGAACGCACAGAAAGACCGATTTAATGCCCAGGCCATCGTCAACCTGCTGTGGGCCATGGCAAAACTGGTGGACCACGGGCTGGAGCGGACACCAGAGCTTAACGAGGCCGTGGCGGCGTCGTTGCCCCACGTGGACGCACATAAAGCTAACTTTAAACCTCAGGAAATCGCCAACCTGCTGTGGGCGATGGCGAAACTGGTCGACAACGGTCAGGAGCAGACACCAGAGCTCAAAGAAGCAGTGACCGCGTTGTTGCGCCACGTGAGCGCACAGAAAGCAAACTTTAAACCTCAGGAAATCACCAACCTGCTGTGGGCCATGGCGAAACTGGTGGACAACGGGCAGGAGCAGACAACAGAGCTCAACGAGGCCGTGGCCGCGCTGTTGCCCCAAGTGAACGCACAAAAAGACCAATTTATTCCTCAGCACATCGCCAACCTGCTGTGGGCCATGGCGAAACTGGTGGACAGCGGGCTGGAGCAGAGACCAGAACTCAACGAGGCCTTGGCTACCCTGTTGCCCCTCGTGAACGCACAGAAAGACCAATTTAATACCCAGGGCATTGCCAACCTGCTGTGGGCCATGGCGAAACTGGTGGACAACGGGCTGGAGCGGACACCAGGGTTCAAACAGGCCGCCGCCGCCTTGCTGCCACTCCTGAACGCACAGAAAAACCGACTTAATGCCCAGGGCATTGCCAACCTGCTGTGGGCCATGGCGAAGCTGGTGGACAACGCGCAGGAGCGGACACCAGAGCTCAACGAGGCTGTGGTCGTGCTGCTGCCTCTCGTGAACGCACAAAAAGCTAACTTTAAATCACAGGAAATCGCTAACCTGCTGTGGGCCATGGCGAAACTGGGTGAACTCGTTGAGCTGAACGTGGTTACCTCTACGTTCGAATCGCTTGTCTATCGAATCAGTGAGAGCCCTCAGTTATCTCAGAAAGAGATATCGATGTCTCTCTGGGGAGTAATGCTCTGCTGTGCCAGGTTGTTTCTAGACTCCAATAAAGATAACGTGCTTGAGAAGCACATGGATGACCTGTTCACTCGCCTGGAAAATACATTGCCAGATAATGAAGAGGATCAATCCATCATCACCATGGCTGCAAGTTGGCTTGGCAGAACCTGTCCGGTCATTCCCCATTACCAGACGACCATTTCAAAAACCCAGGCCGACTTCCGCGATCAACTCCAATCATCTATTCCATCTCTGAAGATTGACGAAGAAAAGAGTCTGAACTCATTACCCCCGGTTGACCTGTTTCTGCCAGATCACAACATGGTGATTGAAGTTCAAGGACCGTCTCATTATGTGGGTGGTGATTTCAAAACCAGGAAGGGTTCGACTCTGCTGAAAATCGCACTGTGGCAAAAAGCAGGATTTGAGGTCATTGAAATCCCGACTAACCAGCTTTTGAAGAAAGATTTAATGAAACCCTATATTGATCAAATAAAGATCAGGATAGGCATCCCGCCACAGGAGCATGGCTTTGTATCACATAAAAGAGCGTGGACAGATGCTGCATACGTTACTGCTGAAGAACATTTAGCAGAGCAAACCAACCCGGCAAAGAGGAAGAAAACAAACAGTCAGTAA
- a CDS encoding DUF1601 domain-containing protein codes for MDKNSAGISGQYARSKNSCNQPNGHTPSSGRGRYRHATVRQWETLPRTALSRNEFYQSSGTRSYQHLQCRSVNSAQDFNALIKQEIMDDLVSKSNRFGHRYDGRNHGHYASSIKKYTLAVQRPLNRTEQSQLMRLLQNFTATRSWNWRSLTTTFHSFTSAGVFTLHKPMDGHVKLTQAALLSTLLDAIIFNCNQKPAARNIDALGIVNLLWAMAKLVDNGPERIAECKEAVAVLLPHVNAQKKQFIPQGIANLLWAMAKLLDNGQERTPGLNEAVAALLPQVIAQKANFTPQEIANLLWAMAKLVDNGQELTPGLNEAVAALLPQVIAQKTDFTPQGIANLLWAMAKLVDNGQERTPEFNDVVAALLPHVNAQQAHFNPQEIANLLWAMAKLVDNRQEQTPELNEAVVALLPCVNAQKAHFKPQEITNLLWAMAKLVDNGQERIPELNEAVAVLLPLVNAQKEQFIPQGIASLLWAIAKLVDNEQERTPELNEAVASLLHHVNTQKDQFIPQHIANLLWAMAKLVNNGQEWTPEFNKAVAVLLPHVNAQKANFKPQEISNLLWAMAKLVDNGQEPTPELKRALAALLPHVNAQKDQFIPQHIANLLWTMAKLMENTQQQTPGLNEAVAALLPLVNAQKDQYIPQHIANLLWAMAKLVDNGQEQTPGLKVAVAVLLPLVNTQKDQFKAQGIANLLWAMAKLVDNGQAQTPELKETVAALLPHVNAQKAHFKPQGIANLLWAMAKLVDSGQKQTPELKEAVAALLPHVNAQKDQFFLQQTANLLWAMAKLVDKGLEKTPELNEAVAALLPHVNAQKEQFTPQHITNLLWAMAKLVGNGYEQTPVFNQAVAALLPLVNAQKDQFNAQGIANLLWATAKLGELIELNLATSTFESLVYRINEKLQFSQEEISMSLWGVMVCCARLSLDSNANKNNVLEKHMNDLFTRLENTFLHNEEDQRTIVLAASWLGRACPVVPHYQTTISNTQAEFRDQLQSSIPSLKIEEEKSLNSLPPVDLLLTDHNMVLEVQGPGHYVGGDFKTRNGSTLLKIALLQKAGFEVIEIPVNRLLSQDLMKPYIDQIKTRIGIPPQEHGSVSLKRGWTDAAYVTGEEHLAEQSNPAKRKKTNNQ; via the coding sequence ATGGATAAAAATTCTGCTGGTATCAGTGGTCAATACGCAAGATCAAAAAACAGTTGCAACCAACCGAATGGCCATACCCCTTCTTCAGGGCGTGGGCGATACAGACATGCCACAGTCAGACAATGGGAAACCCTCCCCCGCACTGCACTGAGTCGCAATGAATTTTATCAGTCTTCTGGCACACGCTCTTATCAACATCTACAGTGCCGTTCAGTAAACTCTGCTCAAGATTTTAATGCCCTCATCAAACAGGAAATAATGGATGATCTGGTGAGTAAATCGAATCGTTTCGGTCATCGCTATGATGGGAGAAATCACGGGCACTATGCCAGTTCAATTAAAAAATACACGTTAGCTGTTCAAAGACCGTTAAATCGAACAGAACAAAGCCAGCTGATGCGTTTGCTGCAAAATTTTACCGCAACCCGGAGCTGGAATTGGCGAAGCCTGACGACAACATTTCATTCATTTACTTCAGCGGGTGTTTTTACCCTTCATAAACCCATGGATGGGCATGTTAAGCTCACTCAAGCTGCCTTATTGTCAACGCTACTTGATGCAATAATATTTAACTGCAACCAAAAACCTGCTGCCAGAAATATTGATGCCCTGGGTATCGTCAACCTGCTGTGGGCCATGGCGAAACTGGTGGACAACGGGCCGGAGCGGATAGCAGAGTGCAAAGAGGCCGTGGCCGTGTTGTTGCCCCATGTGAACGCACAGAAAAAACAATTTATTCCTCAGGGAATCGCCAACCTGCTATGGGCCATGGCAAAACTGTTGGACAACGGACAGGAGCGGACACCAGGGCTCAACGAGGCCGTGGCCGCATTGTTGCCCCAGGTGATCGCTCAGAAAGCTAACTTTACACCACAAGAAATCGCCAACCTGCTATGGGCCATGGCCAAACTGGTAGACAACGGGCAGGAGCTGACACCAGGGCTCAACGAGGCCGTGGCCGCCTTGTTGCCCCAAGTGATCGCTCAGAAAACTGACTTTACACCGCAGGGGATCGCCAATCTCCTATGGGCCATGGCAAAACTGGTGGACAACGGGCAGGAACGGACGCCAGAGTTCAATGATGTAGTGGCCGCCCTGTTGCCCCATGTAAACGCACAACAAGCTCATTTTAACCCCCAGGAAATCGCCAACCTGCTCTGGGCCATGGCGAAACTGGTGGATAACAGGCAGGAGCAGACGCCAGAGCTCAACGAGGCTGTGGTTGCGCTGTTGCCCTGCGTGAACGCACAGAAAGCTCACTTTAAACCACAGGAAATCACCAATCTGCTGTGGGCCATGGCGAAACTGGTGGATAACGGGCAGGAGCGGATACCAGAGCTCAACGAGGCCGTGGCTGTGTTGTTGCCCCTTGTGAACGCACAGAAAGAACAATTTATTCCTCAGGGAATCGCCAGCCTGCTGTGGGCCATAGCGAAACTGGTGGACAACGAGCAGGAGCGGACGCCAGAGCTCAACGAGGCCGTGGCCTCGCTGTTGCACCACGTGAACACACAGAAAGACCAATTTATTCCTCAGCATATCGCCAACCTGCTGTGGGCCATGGCGAAACTGGTGAACAACGGACAGGAGTGGACACCAGAGTTCAACAAGGCCGTGGCCGTGCTGTTGCCCCACGTGAACGCACAGAAAGCTAACTTTAAACCTCAGGAAATCAGCAACCTGCTGTGGGCCATGGCGAAACTGGTGGACAACGGGCAGGAGCCGACACCAGAGCTCAAAAGGGCCTTGGCCGCGCTGTTGCCCCACGTGAACGCACAGAAAGACCAATTTATTCCTCAGCATATCGCCAACCTGCTATGGACCATGGCGAAACTGATGGAAAATACGCAGCAGCAGACACCAGGGCTCAACGAGGCAGTGGCCGCCCTGTTGCCTCTCGTGAACGCGCAGAAAGACCAATATATTCCTCAGCATATCGCCAACCTGCTGTGGGCCATGGCGAAACTGGTGGACAACGGGCAGGAGCAGACACCTGGGCTCAAAGTGGCCGTGGCCGTGCTGTTGCCCCTCGTGAACACACAGAAAGACCAATTTAAGGCCCAGGGCATCGCCAACCTGCTGTGGGCCATGGCAAAACTGGTGGACAACGGGCAGGCACAGACACCAGAACTCAAAGAGACCGTGGCCGCGCTGTTGCCCCACGTGAACGCACAGAAAGCCCACTTTAAACCACAGGGAATCGCTAACCTGCTGTGGGCCATGGCGAAACTGGTGGACAGCGGGCAGAAGCAGACACCAGAACTCAAAGAGGCCGTGGCCGCGCTGTTGCCCCACGTGAACGCACAGAAAGACCAATTTTTTCTTCAGCAAACTGCCAACCTGCTGTGGGCCATGGCGAAACTGGTGGACAAAGGGCTGGAGAAAACACCAGAGCTCAACGAGGCCGTGGCTGCCCTGTTGCCCCACGTAAATGCACAGAAAGAACAATTTACTCCCCAGCATATCACTAACCTGCTGTGGGCCATGGCAAAACTTGTGGGCAACGGGTACGAACAGACACCAGTGTTCAACCAAGCGGTGGCTGCACTGTTGCCCCTCGTGAACGCACAGAAAGACCAATTTAATGCCCAGGGTATTGCCAACCTGCTCTGGGCCACGGCCAAACTGGGTGAACTCATTGAGCTGAACCTGGCTACCTCTACGTTCGAATCGCTCGTCTATCGAATCAATGAGAAGCTTCAGTTTTCTCAGGAAGAGATATCGATGTCTCTCTGGGGAGTCATGGTATGCTGTGCCAGGTTGTCTCTAGACTCCAATGCCAATAAAAATAACGTGCTTGAAAAGCACATGAACGACCTGTTCACCCGTCTGGAAAATACATTCCTGCACAATGAAGAGGATCAACGCACCATTGTCCTGGCCGCAAGTTGGCTTGGCAGAGCGTGTCCGGTCGTCCCCCATTACCAGACAACCATTTCAAATACCCAAGCCGAATTCCGCGATCAACTCCAATCATCTATTCCATCTTTGAAGATTGAAGAAGAAAAGAGTCTGAACTCACTGCCTCCGGTTGACCTGCTTCTGACAGATCACAACATGGTTCTTGAAGTTCAGGGACCGGGTCATTACGTAGGTGGTGATTTCAAAACCAGGAATGGTTCGACTCTGCTGAAAATCGCACTGTTGCAAAAAGCAGGATTTGAAGTCATTGAAATTCCGGTTAACAGGCTCTTGAGTCAGGATTTAATGAAACCATACATTGATCAAATAAAGACCAGAATAGGCATTCCGCCACAGGAGCATGGCTCTGTATCACTTAAAAGAGGGTGGACAGATGCTGCATACGTGACTGGTGAAGAACATTTAGCAGAGCAAAGCAACCCGGCAAAGAGGAAGAAAACAAACAACCAGTAA